Genomic window (Subtercola endophyticus):
CTCACCGGCCGACGCCGAGATCGAGGCCGAGATCGTTCGGGTTGCCGGGCACTCCCCCGTCGATACCTTGCCCCGATCATCCGGTTACGAGGTCGCCGACGAGTCTGTCATCGAGGCGTATATCAGCCAGACGGCGGCGGTCGGGCGCCTTCCACCCACCGAGATCGGTGCGCAGCCGCGAGTGGTCTACACGGCCATGCACGGCGTCGGCTGGAACACTTTCAGTCGCGTGCTGGGCGCCGCCGGGTTCATCGAGCCCGACCTGGTGTCTGCTCAGATCGAACCGGATGCCCGATTCCCCACTGTCTCGTTTCCGAACCCCGAAGAGCCGGGCGCCCTCGACCTCGCTTTCACGACGGCACGCGAGGTCGGCGCGCACGTGATCATCGCGAACGATCCCGACGCCGATCGGCTGGCCATCGCCATTCCTGACGGCTCGACCGCCGAAGGCTACCGACGACTGACGGGCAACCAGGTCGGCATGCTGCTGGGGTGGCGGGCAGCCGAAGCGGTGGCGCAGGGTGCCGCGTCGCTGGGCCTGATGGCACGTGGTGAGGTGGGCACCAACGGTGGCGCAGCGGCGGCTCAGCCGTCTGTGGCCCGGCCCACACTCGCCTGCTCCGTAGTGTCGTCGCCCGCACTCGCGGCGGTGGCGGCCGACTACGGGCTCGGCTTTCGCGAAACCCTGACCGGGTTCAAGTGGGTTTCGCGCGTGCCGGGCCTGGTGTTCGGCTACGAAGAAGCTCTCGGGTACCTCGTTAACCCGACCATGTTGCGCGACAAAGACGGCATCTCGGCGGCCGTCGCGTTCTTGTCGCTCGCCAGCGATCTCGCTGTCGACGGGTTCACCATCGCCGACCAGCTCGACCGATTCAGCGAGCGGTTCGGGCACTTCGATTCGGTGCAGATCTCGCTGCGGGTCTCCGATCTTGCACGCATCGACGAGGTGATGGCGGCGCTGCGCAACAATCCTCCCCAGCAGATCGGCGGCACCCCCGTCGCCTCGATCGACGACCTGAAAGGCGGGTCTGCCGACCTGCCGCCAAGCGATATTCTGCGCATCCGAACGGAAGACGGATCACGCATCATGGTTCGGCCGAGCGGAACCGAACCCAAGCTCAAGGTCTACATCGATGTCTCGAGCGCCCGTGGCTCGTTGGCGAAACGCAAGAAGTCGGTGGCCACCCGGCTTGCCGCGCTCGAGGCCGGCATGCGAGAGCTCATCTCGTGAGCGCTGAGGCACGCGATGCGCCCGAAATCGGTGAGCTGCCGGGCCCCAGCAGCGGGTTCGTGCAGTCTCTCGCGCGGGGGTTGTCGGTCATCCGGGTTTTCGGTCCCGATGCACCGCTGATGACGCTGAGTGAGATAGCGCGAGCCACCGGCCTGACTCGGGCGACGACACGGCGGTTTCTGATGACGCTCATCGAGCTGGGTTACGTGCGCACCGACGGCAAGACGTTCGCCCTCACCGCGCAGGTTCTCGAGCTCGGCTTCAGCTACCTCTCGGGCCTCACGCTTGCCCAGATCGCGCAGCCGCAGCTCGAAGACCTCTCGCTACGGGTGGGCGAGTCGACCTCGGCCGCCATTCTCGACGGGTCAGACATCGTGTACATCGTGCGTGTGCCCACCCATCGCATCATGACGGTCGGCATCAACCTCGGCACCCGCCTACCGGCCTACGCCACCTCGATGGGGCGCGTCTTACTCGCCGGGCTCGAAGCGGATGCCCTGTCTGACTATCTGCATGACGTGAAGTTGCAGGCGCTCACCAAACGCACCGTCGGTTCCGAGGCGGCCCTGATCGCAGAACTCGACAGGGTGCGCGAGCAGGGCTGGGCGCTCGCGGACCAAGAGCTCGAACCCGGGCTGCGGTCGATTGCTGCGCCGATCCGCTCCGCCTCGGGCGCGGTCGTCGCGGCGATCAACGTCTCGACGGCCGCGTCGTCGGGGACGAGCGAGTCGCTGCGCCGCGCCTGCCTTCCCGCGCTGCTCGAAACCGCGGCGCACATCGAGGCAGATGCGGCTATCGCGGCCCGCTCGCACTGACGGCATCCGTGCTGACGCAGCGGGGCGGCCGGGCGGCGGGGTGTAGCCGCGTGGCCGGGGCGGCGGGGTAGCCGCGTGGCCAGGGCGGCGGGGTAGCCGCGTGGCCAGGGCGGCGGGGTTGCGGGGCGGCCGGGGCGGTGGCTGCCAGAACGTAGGAGATTTCGCTAGGGCACGGCCTATACGGCTGCACCAGTCCGAATTCTCCTATGTCTTGCGGCGCCGGCCGAGCATCCGCCGCCAACGCGCCACGCCAGCCGCGTGCCACCTCCGCCGAGCACCACCTCAGCCGCGCAGCGCGTCAGCCGAGCGCCGCCTCGAGCTTCTGCTGCAGTTCGTCGACGTCGAAGTAGTTCTGTACCACGATGACATCGGCATTGGTGCGCCCGATCGCCTCGACGAACTCGGGTGACGTGAGAATCACCTGGGCATCGGCCGCGGCGACCTGAACGCTCGCAAGGTCTGCGGCGGTGACATCGGCGTCGATGTCGAGTCGAGCAAGCGCCCGTTCGGCGTTGACCTTGAGAATCGCTGAGGTTCCCACGCCCGCTCCGCAGATTGCGACGATCTTCACTCTGCGCTCTCCGCCTGGGCCGACAGCCCGAAGACCGCTCGCACCTCGTCGGCCGAGGTCGCGTTAGCGAGCCGCTCTATCACGGCCGTTTCGTTGAACACGTTCGCGAGCTCGGCAATTCCGGTGACGTGCTCGTCAGCCGTCAGCACGGCGAGCCCGAGTATGACCGAGACGGGGTCGTTGTACGGATGCCCGAACAGCACCGGCTCGTCGAGCGTGACCACGGCCATGCCCGCCCGCAGCACGTCGTCACCGGGACGCGCGTGCGCCAGCGCCAGCCCCGGCGCGATGACGATGTATGCGCCGAACTCTTCGACCATACCGACCATGCGCGGCCCGTACTCCGCCGTGACAGCGCCCGATGCCTCGAGCGCTGCGCCGGCCAACAGCACCGAAGCACGCCAGTCGGCCGCCTGCTGCTTCAGCAGCACCGCCGAGTCGGGGAGGTCGAGCATCCGTCTGCCTGTCTCTTGTCTCTCTG
Coding sequences:
- a CDS encoding phospho-sugar mutase; its protein translation is MIADPSGLIGTARAWIAQDPDPETRGELEALIAAGDLYELRSRFDGRLKFGTAGLRGEIAAGPTRMNRVVVAQAAAGLAAYLTAHAAPGTTPSVVIGFDGRKNSAVFARDSAELMAGAGVRAILLPRLLPTPLVAFAVRHLDVSAGIMVTASHNPPNDNGYKVYLGGIDEGAQIVSPADAEIEAEIVRVAGHSPVDTLPRSSGYEVADESVIEAYISQTAAVGRLPPTEIGAQPRVVYTAMHGVGWNTFSRVLGAAGFIEPDLVSAQIEPDARFPTVSFPNPEEPGALDLAFTTAREVGAHVIIANDPDADRLAIAIPDGSTAEGYRRLTGNQVGMLLGWRAAEAVAQGAASLGLMARGEVGTNGGAAAAQPSVARPTLACSVVSSPALAAVAADYGLGFRETLTGFKWVSRVPGLVFGYEEALGYLVNPTMLRDKDGISAAVAFLSLASDLAVDGFTIADQLDRFSERFGHFDSVQISLRVSDLARIDEVMAALRNNPPQQIGGTPVASIDDLKGGSADLPPSDILRIRTEDGSRIMVRPSGTEPKLKVYIDVSSARGSLAKRKKSVATRLAALEAGMRELIS
- a CDS encoding IclR family transcriptional regulator domain-containing protein, which codes for MSAEARDAPEIGELPGPSSGFVQSLARGLSVIRVFGPDAPLMTLSEIARATGLTRATTRRFLMTLIELGYVRTDGKTFALTAQVLELGFSYLSGLTLAQIAQPQLEDLSLRVGESTSAAILDGSDIVYIVRVPTHRIMTVGINLGTRLPAYATSMGRVLLAGLEADALSDYLHDVKLQALTKRTVGSEAALIAELDRVREQGWALADQELEPGLRSIAAPIRSASGAVVAAINVSTAASSGTSESLRRACLPALLETAAHIEADAAIAARSH
- a CDS encoding PTS sugar transporter subunit IIB, translating into MKIVAICGAGVGTSAILKVNAERALARLDIDADVTAADLASVQVAAADAQVILTSPEFVEAIGRTNADVIVVQNYFDVDELQQKLEAALG
- a CDS encoding PTS sugar transporter subunit IIA, giving the protein MLDLPDSAVLLKQQAADWRASVLLAGAALEASGAVTAEYGPRMVGMVEEFGAYIVIAPGLALAHARPGDDVLRAGMAVVTLDEPVLFGHPYNDPVSVILGLAVLTADEHVTGIAELANVFNETAVIERLANATSADEVRAVFGLSAQAESAE